The proteins below are encoded in one region of Prevotella melaninogenica ATCC 25845:
- a CDS encoding thioredoxin family protein, producing MKRRRYILLLVCLLMMAVQLRAQQGTEAANGIKFFKGTFSEALVKAKQENKILFVDFYAVWCVPCKKMAKTVFTQEEVGKYFNEHFISLQLDAEKGENVDIAKNYKVAAYPTVAFIAPDGKALSVNTGAMDKDELMEAAKIAAGESVSFEELYNKYKADNNDLDVQQQLLLKAPSFLQAQEGMDADKWVTRLQKLYKNYVAAKAPLKLINENDYRIILTLEGDEDKEHKQYMIDLMNDHLDDWMKKLGKAPAYYIVEANDIFAEDMAKDGNVKYKDYVEKVKNQYAKAYEVVGLTGITPYEKAKLYFDALFNLYKNKDVNGYVKAMETYFGKMENNLRSADYGKAAQNLYMAAGKNLKAKDHEVAIKWAEKALSQEDAVMDRVNYMVMIGDSYRELKNYTKAREYYNQAFAETLRLENMEMPQAMLQGAIKQKLSTLELLEK from the coding sequence ATGAAAAGAAGAAGATATATCTTACTGCTTGTATGTCTTTTGATGATGGCAGTACAGCTTCGTGCACAGCAGGGTACAGAAGCAGCAAATGGTATAAAGTTCTTTAAGGGAACTTTCAGTGAAGCTTTGGTAAAAGCTAAGCAAGAGAATAAAATTCTGTTTGTTGACTTCTACGCAGTGTGGTGTGTTCCTTGTAAGAAGATGGCAAAGACAGTTTTCACACAAGAGGAAGTTGGAAAGTATTTCAATGAACACTTTATCAGTCTGCAGTTAGATGCAGAGAAGGGTGAGAATGTTGATATCGCTAAGAACTATAAGGTAGCAGCATATCCAACAGTAGCTTTCATTGCACCAGATGGTAAGGCCTTGTCTGTGAATACAGGTGCGATGGATAAGGATGAACTCATGGAGGCTGCTAAGATTGCTGCTGGAGAGAGTGTAAGTTTTGAGGAACTTTACAATAAGTACAAGGCTGATAACAACGACCTTGACGTTCAGCAGCAACTTCTTCTCAAGGCACCATCTTTCTTGCAGGCGCAGGAGGGTATGGATGCAGATAAGTGGGTAACACGTTTGCAGAAACTTTATAAGAACTATGTAGCTGCAAAGGCACCATTGAAGCTTATCAATGAGAATGACTATCGTATCATTCTAACATTGGAGGGTGATGAAGATAAGGAGCACAAGCAGTATATGATTGACCTTATGAACGACCACCTTGATGACTGGATGAAGAAACTTGGTAAGGCACCTGCCTACTACATTGTTGAGGCTAACGACATCTTTGCCGAGGATATGGCAAAAGATGGCAACGTGAAGTATAAAGACTATGTAGAGAAAGTTAAGAACCAGTATGCAAAGGCATACGAGGTTGTTGGCTTGACAGGTATTACTCCATACGAGAAGGCTAAGCTCTACTTTGATGCTCTTTTCAACTTGTATAAGAACAAGGATGTGAATGGCTATGTGAAAGCTATGGAGACCTATTTTGGCAAGATGGAGAATAACCTCCGTTCAGCCGACTATGGTAAGGCTGCACAGAACCTCTACATGGCTGCAGGCAAGAATCTGAAGGCTAAGGATCATGAGGTAGCTATCAAGTGGGCTGAGAAAGCTTTGTCACAGGAAGATGCTGTGATGGACCGTGTCAACTATATGGTAATGATAGGTGACTCTTATCGTGAATTGAAGAACTATACCAAGGCACGTGAATACTATAACCAGGCATTTGCTGAGACACTCCGTTTGGAGAATATGGAGATGCCACAGGCTATGTTGCAGGGTGCAATCAAGCAGAAGCTCTCTACGCTCGAACTCCTTGAAAAGTAA